From the genome of Pseudomonadota bacterium:
GTCGAGCGCAAGGCCTCGGAGCCGGTGTCCGAAAACTCGCTGGCCACGAGTTCGGACAACTTGTGAATCCGGCGCAGCGGCGAGAGCAGATCGTGCGCCACCTGCTTCGCCGTGCTCTCGAAACGCTTGTTCGACCGGCGCAGCCGATCCTGTGCCGCGTGCAACTCGGTCACGTCGAACAGCGTGAAATAGCCCTCCAGGCAATCGAGCGTGGGGTGGCGCGTGACCCGCCCGGAGACTTCGACCTCCCGCACGTCGCCGCGGGCGGTGTTGGCGCGCCAGGGACGGCGTTCGACCCGCGTCCCCGACCAGACCTCACGCCAGATGTCCGTCGCGGCGAACTGCGAGAGGAAGGCGTTCTCCGCGACCGACACCTGGTTCACTTCAACGCTGTCGTCGATGGCCAGAAACTCGGTGCGCATGTCCTGGGTCGCGGCCACCAGCTGACCGCGCTCGCGGCACGACAGAGCGAAGACCGGGCTGTGTTCGTAGATGCTGCGGAAATGTTCGCGCTCACGTTGCAGCGCGTCTTCGTAGTAGCGGCGCGCGCGACTGAGTTGCGTGACGCTCGCGAGGCTGCTCTCCGACGCCTCGACCGCCGTGGTCACGACCAGAAAACAGCCCTCGCCCGGGTGCCAGCGGACGACAATTGTGTGAAAGCGGTGTTGCTCGAACTCGCCGAAGGTGATGTCCTGCAGCGTCAAGCGGCGTTCGGGGTCGTCTGCCAGCGCATCGAACTCGTCGTCGAGCCCGTTCAGCACCGTTGCGCCCTCGGCGAGCAAATCGCCGACGGTCAACCACCGGGCGAGCGCACCGCGCGTCGCCGTGACACGACCATCACGGCTGACCCAGGCCACGCCGACCACACCCAACTCGTCGGTGATCGCATCCAGGGACGGTTCGACCACCGAAATCACAGCTGGCTCCGCGCCACCACTGTCTCTGCAAACGCCGTAAAAGCCGCATCCAGACCCGCACCGGACAACGCGCTG
Proteins encoded in this window:
- a CDS encoding HAMP domain-containing sensor histidine kinase, translating into MISVVEPSLDAITDELGVVGVAWVSRDGRVTATRGALARWLTVGDLLAEGATVLNGLDDEFDALADDPERRLTLQDITFGEFEQHRFHTIVVRWHPGEGCFLVVTTAVEASESSLASVTQLSRARRYYEDALQREREHFRSIYEHSPVFALSCRERGQLVAATQDMRTEFLAIDDSVEVNQVSVAENAFLSQFAATDIWREVWSGTRVERRPWRANTARGDVREVEVSGRVTRHPTLDCLEGYFTLFDVTELHAAQDRLRRSNKRFESTAKQVAHDLLSPLRRIHKLSELVASEFSDTGSEALRSTLDELLKSAQQGRNLVTDIVEVARTTAMRSSGEPIRPVDIMRNIEDEYAFDLEEIGALVSYEGDAVEVQGDETLMMQIYRNFLSNAIKYRQADRPLRVTHQVRVDTETGLQIRFCDNGRGFDSAAAADVFEAYVRLVGKDDVHGTGIGLDIVKEAVDLLGWSVHAVAAPGEGASFVLSLGHSHWRTVDAAQ